One region of Solanum stenotomum isolate F172 unplaced genomic scaffold, ASM1918654v1 scaffold1023, whole genome shotgun sequence genomic DNA includes:
- the LOC125849730 gene encoding uncharacterized protein LOC125849730 — MLLQITFQDKATQTDLDQENTLEKIFNAMTLLCTKVDSLDKEIQQMKGQQHDNKHAELSRSKDLKTPELEGDDGKHRKTQTNNLLHAATGSTSSTKEEKRYVNTNMNKIFEKPFVSRNQNPLFVPPQVNTYKDSLGQDKKIYNHITRAYIENIHKIQTFLDKNPRSKTTQNPHEDYITQTLQGYNKLIVLPKTNANLVVTCYNYGLLNTVYTQTGDEIATIPELHKAFMHYKRITKGTLFYIRFYPAPAEILYDEIKPIIQVIKIGLTREMIIPEKIEEQDEIQKMEIPAFYAGKRIIGIATILNELTSNYLNENSIWSYYSREQTMIYSNCREIRAADMEELRQWALSLLKPEQQPTTRAI, encoded by the coding sequence atgttattgcagattacatttcaagacaaagctacacaGACGGATCTAGACCAAGAAAATACtcttgaaaaaatattcaatgctATGACATTACTTTGTACAAAAGTAGATAGCCTTGACAAAGAGATACAACAAATGAAAGGTCAGCAGCATGACAATAAACatgcggagctaagtcgatcgAAAGACTTAAAAACTCCAGAGCTAGAAGGTGACGATGGGAAACACCGAAAAACTCAAACAAACAATTTGTTACATGCAGCTACAGGTAGCACATCAtctacaaaagaagaaaaaagatatgtTAATACAAATATGAACAAGATATTTGAGAAACCATTTGTATCCAGAAATCAAAACCCCTTATTTGTACCACCACAAGTAAATACCTACAAAGACAGCTTAGGACAGGACaagaaaatttataatcatataacCAGAGCCTATATAGaaaacatccacaaaatacaAACCTTTTTGGACAAAAATCCAAGATCTAAAACTACCCAAAATCCACACGAAGATTATATTACCCAAACTCTACAAGGatacaataaattaattgttttaccTAAGACAAATGCAAATCTAGTGGTAACTTGCTATAACTATGGATTATTGAACACAGTATATACCCAGACAGGAGATGAAATAGCTACGATACCGgagctacacaaagcattcatgCACTACAAAAGAATAACTAAGGGAACCCTTTTCTATATAAGATTCTATCCAGCACCAGCTGAGATactttatgatgaaattaagcCAATTatacaagttataaaaattggaTTAACAAGAGAAATGATCATACCGGAAAAGATAGAAGAACAAGACGAAATACAAAAAATGGAGATACCAGCATTCTATGCAGGAAAACGAATTATTGGAATAGCTACTATCTTAAATGAGTTAACATCTAATTATTTAAACGAAAATTcaatatggagttattattcaaGAGAGCAaacaatgatatattcaaattgtcgAGAAATTAGAGCAGCAGATATGGAAGAACTCAGGCAATGGGCACTAAGTCTACTAAAACCTGAGCAACAGCCAACTACAAGAGCTATATGA